A region from the Kribbella shirazensis genome encodes:
- a CDS encoding ArsR/SmtB family transcription factor has product MTQPTKPQLDAACQTLALLVAPVRLHLLWLATVGEHDVGTLAERAGVSITTASQHLAKLRLAGLITASREGRRQIYSVDDPHVLVLIEQIIDHIAPDGTVAPDAPKHPRGGGPRSVMVPS; this is encoded by the coding sequence ATGACGCAGCCCACGAAGCCTCAGCTGGACGCTGCGTGCCAGACCCTTGCGCTGCTCGTCGCTCCGGTACGGCTTCATCTGCTGTGGCTGGCGACTGTCGGCGAGCACGACGTGGGGACGCTGGCCGAGCGGGCCGGGGTGAGCATCACCACCGCCAGCCAGCATCTGGCCAAGTTGCGCCTCGCCGGTTTGATCACCGCCAGCCGTGAGGGCCGCCGCCAGATCTACTCCGTCGACGATCCCCATGTCCTCGTCCTCATCGAGCAGATCATCGACCACATCGCCCCGGACGGAACCGTCGCGCCCGACGCTCCGAAGCACCCCCGAGGCGGCGGTCCGCGGTCCGTCATGGTTCCGTCCTGA